The Persephonella atlantica genome includes a window with the following:
- the fabG gene encoding 3-oxoacyl-[acyl-carrier-protein] reductase — protein MDFKGKAVLVTGSTRGIGKAIATAFAKHGADVIVTGRNKGTAEIVAENLKNEYGIKAYGFKLDFSEDIPQQWKEIEKTAGQVDILVNNAGLTRDTLFIRMKDEDWNQVLQTNLTGTFKITQLIVKGMMKKRWGRVINISSIIGFIGNPGQVNYATTKAGLIGFTKSLAKELASRNITVNAVAPGFIETDMTQELPAEIKEKYLEQIPLGRFGKPEDVASVVLFLASDMADYITGETVHVNGGMY, from the coding sequence TTGGATTTTAAAGGTAAAGCAGTTTTAGTTACAGGTTCAACAAGAGGAATAGGTAAAGCTATAGCAACGGCGTTTGCAAAACACGGAGCAGATGTGATTGTTACAGGAAGAAACAAAGGTACAGCAGAGATTGTAGCTGAAAACCTGAAAAATGAGTACGGTATAAAAGCATACGGATTCAAGTTAGATTTTTCAGAGGATATCCCCCAGCAGTGGAAAGAGATAGAGAAGACTGCCGGTCAGGTGGACATTCTGGTCAACAACGCAGGTCTGACAAGGGATACCCTTTTTATAAGAATGAAAGATGAAGACTGGAATCAGGTGCTCCAGACAAACCTCACAGGAACCTTCAAGATTACACAGCTTATTGTGAAAGGTATGATGAAGAAAAGATGGGGAAGAGTGATAAATATTTCATCTATAATAGGTTTTATTGGTAATCCGGGGCAGGTGAATTACGCAACGACAAAAGCAGGTCTGATAGGTTTTACCAAATCCCTTGCAAAGGAACTGGCATCAAGAAATATAACAGTAAATGCTGTTGCCCCGGGATTTATAGAAACAGATATGACGCAGGAACTTCCTGCAGAGATAAAAGAAAAATATTTGGAGCAGATACCTTTAGGTAGATTTGGAAAACCTGAAGATGTTGCCAGTGTTGTTCTTTTCCTTGCATCAGATATGGCTGATTACATTACAGGTGAAACAGTTCATGTTAATGGTGGAATGTATTAA
- the rnc gene encoding ribonuclease III — MDRIKLLEERTGYVFNDKILPLTALTHRSFAVEYHRPIADYEVLEFLGDAVLSLIVSEILIKTFPQAREGELSQIRSAVISEAYLSKLARQLNLGELVLLSKGEIAQKGMERESLLCDVFESVFGAIYVDCGYLIDPPRQIFNRLFRDRLIDDIKKGDIPRDYKSLLQILTQKIFGKPPKYRLITAVGPEHDKTFTVECIIDNIKTTGTGKSKKEAESRAAKKAFLKLSKEES; from the coding sequence TTGGATAGGATAAAACTGTTAGAAGAAAGAACAGGTTATGTGTTCAATGACAAAATCCTCCCTCTCACAGCATTGACTCACCGTTCGTTTGCTGTAGAGTATCACAGGCCAATTGCAGATTACGAAGTTCTTGAATTTTTAGGCGATGCTGTTTTATCTCTGATTGTGAGTGAAATACTGATAAAAACTTTCCCTCAGGCAAGGGAAGGAGAACTGTCCCAGATAAGGTCAGCAGTTATAAGTGAAGCATACTTATCAAAACTGGCCCGTCAGCTGAACCTGGGAGAGCTGGTACTTCTGAGCAAAGGAGAGATTGCCCAGAAGGGAATGGAGAGAGAGTCTCTGCTGTGTGATGTTTTTGAGTCTGTTTTCGGGGCTATTTATGTAGATTGTGGATATCTGATAGACCCTCCCAGACAGATATTTAACAGACTGTTCAGAGACAGACTGATTGATGACATAAAGAAAGGAGACATACCAAGAGATTACAAATCACTTCTCCAGATACTAACCCAGAAGATATTTGGAAAACCTCCAAAATACAGATTGATAACGGCTGTAGGACCAGAGCACGACAAAACATTTACAGTAGAATGCATAATAGACAACATAAAAACCACAGGAACAGGAAAATCAAAAAAGGAAGCAGAGAGCAGGGCAGCAAAAAAAGCGTTTCTGAAACTGTCTAAAGAGGAAAGTTAA
- a CDS encoding universal stress protein, whose protein sequence is MQFKKILVGVDFSDVTEAVINSAVFIGKIFDAQIKLVHVVENTIFPVALDEIEPLIDPEEFQMIVKKVEEITKISGEKLEEISEKIRREKGLKTSFSVVTGDIAEELLEIGEQGNFDLIVIGAHKNTFSESLLLGNEAEKIVNKARFSVLVVKGRGLKEINRILVGYDFLPNSIEALETAKEIAQKTGAEIDIVHADTEEGFAHFSHIYESVFQKKIELLKQLVEKLRKEKIEADFEIIKTSPDRAIVEAIDDFGSDIVIVGKRQRKDIKRFFLGTIAMKVVKNSTVPVLIARKR, encoded by the coding sequence ATGCAGTTTAAAAAAATACTGGTTGGGGTTGATTTCAGTGATGTAACAGAAGCTGTTATAAACTCTGCTGTTTTTATAGGAAAGATTTTTGACGCCCAGATAAAGTTAGTTCACGTTGTTGAAAACACAATCTTTCCCGTTGCTCTTGATGAGATAGAGCCTCTCATTGATCCTGAAGAGTTTCAGATGATAGTAAAAAAAGTTGAAGAGATAACGAAGATTTCAGGCGAAAAACTGGAAGAGATATCGGAAAAGATAAGAAGGGAGAAAGGATTAAAAACGTCTTTTTCTGTAGTTACAGGGGACATTGCTGAAGAGCTGCTTGAGATAGGTGAACAGGGTAATTTTGATCTCATAGTAATTGGAGCCCATAAAAACACCTTTTCTGAAAGTTTACTTTTAGGTAACGAGGCTGAAAAAATTGTTAATAAAGCTCGCTTTTCTGTATTAGTGGTAAAGGGCAGGGGTCTGAAAGAGATAAACAGAATCCTCGTTGGATACGACTTTTTACCTAACTCTATTGAAGCCTTAGAAACAGCAAAAGAGATAGCCCAAAAAACAGGAGCAGAGATAGACATAGTCCATGCAGACACAGAAGAGGGATTTGCCCACTTCAGTCATATTTATGAGTCAGTTTTCCAGAAAAAAATAGAGCTTCTTAAGCAGCTGGTAGAAAAACTAAGAAAAGAAAAAATAGAAGCTGACTTTGAAATTATAAAAACATCACCTGACAGGGCAATAGTAGAAGCAATTGATGACTTTGGCTCTGACATTGTTATTGTGGGAAAAAGACAGAGAAAAGATATCAAAAGGTTTTTCCTGGGAACAATAGCGATGAAGGTCGTCAAAAACTCTACAGTTCCTGTATTGATTGCAAGGAAAAGGTAG
- the infC gene encoding translation initiation factor IF-3 translates to MQELRVNRQIRAREVRLIDENGQNLGIVPLEEALRIAEEKNLDLVEVSPNAKPPVCKIMDYGKYKFEQKKKEREAKKKQKAKMQNVKEIKFRIKIEDHDYQTKVRHIREFIEEGDKVKVWIWFRGRENVHPELGEKLANRIIEDVSDIAKVEKPPKKEGRNMLFTLVPKG, encoded by the coding sequence ATTCAGGAGTTAAGAGTTAACAGACAGATAAGGGCCAGAGAGGTAAGGCTCATTGATGAAAATGGTCAGAATTTGGGTATAGTTCCCCTTGAAGAAGCACTCAGAATTGCAGAAGAGAAAAATTTAGACCTTGTTGAGGTTTCTCCCAATGCAAAGCCGCCGGTGTGTAAGATAATGGATTACGGCAAATATAAGTTTGAGCAGAAGAAGAAGGAAAGGGAAGCAAAGAAAAAACAGAAAGCCAAGATGCAGAATGTGAAGGAGATAAAGTTCCGAATAAAGATTGAAGACCATGATTATCAGACAAAGGTGAGACACATAAGGGAGTTTATTGAAGAAGGGGACAAGGTTAAGGTCTGGATATGGTTTAGAGGAAGGGAGAATGTACACCCTGAGCTTGGAGAAAAATTAGCAAACAGGATAATTGAAGATGTCTCAGACATTGCAAAGGTTGAGAAACCTCCAAAGAAAGAAGGAAGAAATATGCTGTTTACCCTTGTTCCAAAAGGGTAG
- a CDS encoding 3-isopropylmalate dehydratase small subunit, translated as MKIEGKVWKFGDDINTDEIIPARYLVTTDPEELAKHVMEDADPEFPNKVQPGDIIVAGKNFGCGSSREHAPLALKGAKIGAIIAESFARIFYRNAINLGLPIIESPEAAKDAEEGDIIEIDMEAGKIINKTKGKEYRFKPLPESLKKVFEAGGLMEYAKDKLAGK; from the coding sequence TTGAAAATAGAAGGTAAAGTGTGGAAGTTTGGAGATGATATCAACACAGACGAAATAATACCTGCAAGATATCTTGTAACAACAGACCCAGAAGAACTGGCAAAACACGTGATGGAAGATGCAGACCCTGAGTTCCCTAATAAGGTTCAGCCGGGAGACATCATTGTTGCAGGAAAAAACTTTGGGTGTGGTTCTTCCAGAGAGCATGCTCCACTTGCACTTAAAGGAGCGAAAATAGGGGCTATTATAGCTGAGTCTTTTGCCCGCATATTCTACAGAAATGCAATAAACCTTGGGCTGCCTATTATTGAATCTCCAGAAGCTGCCAAAGATGCAGAAGAAGGGGACATTATTGAGATAGATATGGAAGCAGGCAAAATTATCAACAAAACAAAAGGTAAAGAATACAGATTTAAACCTCTACCAGAAAGTCTTAAAAAAGTGTTTGAAGCCGGTGGGCTTATGGAGTATGCAAAAGACAAATTAGCAGGTAAGTAA
- the acpP gene encoding acyl carrier protein: MEERIKEIIADQLGIDVEQIKPESKFVDDLGADSLDVVELIMAFEEEFDVEIPDEDAEKIQTVGDVIEYIKAKKGE, translated from the coding sequence ATGGAAGAGAGAATTAAGGAGATTATTGCAGATCAGCTGGGCATTGATGTTGAACAGATAAAGCCTGAGTCAAAGTTTGTTGATGACCTTGGGGCTGATTCACTTGACGTTGTAGAGCTGATTATGGCATTTGAGGAAGAGTTTGACGTTGAAATTCCTGATGAAGATGCAGAGAAGATACAGACAGTAGGGGACGTTATAGAGTATATCAAAGCAAAGAAAGGAGAATAG
- the nadB gene encoding L-aspartate oxidase codes for MERYLTEFDTFHLPEITVETVVVGSGIAGLSTALQLINLGEKPLIITKKPPAVSNSFLAQGGIAAAIGRNDDPQNHYRDTLKAGRGLCIRKNVRILVEEGLERVVDLINNGVHFDRDNEGNILLTREGGHSKRRVLHVKDRTGSEIGYTLYNLVKDRAEFLINYYLEEILTEENRYIGLLLSDGKKKVVVRSKSLVIATGGYSPIYLRNTSAYKISGDTLGVAYRAGCVLSDLEFVQFHPTAIHIKGQPAYLITEAIRGEGALLVDEDGNRFIDEMRPRDEVARAIFKKYSEGKKVFLDLRPLKEKGISIKNRFPTVYSLISNFGFSDTDLIPVSPAAHYSIGGIQATANGKTSVDGIFAVGEASCTGIHGANRLASNSLLECITFGYKTAYAVYIYNMYTKQCKIRIKSDIKKSNSLTTEERRKLLIRLKKLMWDWVGLERSESSLSYALEEIEKMEKYATRFSNSRYIVDLIYLSKGIILSAKNRKESRGTHYRSDFPQENRDYKKHTKVYNDFKIKLEVN; via the coding sequence ATGGAAAGATATCTAACAGAGTTTGATACCTTTCACTTACCTGAGATTACTGTTGAAACAGTTGTTGTGGGTTCTGGAATAGCAGGTTTAAGTACTGCTCTTCAGCTGATAAATCTTGGAGAAAAACCTCTCATCATAACAAAAAAGCCTCCTGCCGTTTCAAACTCATTTTTAGCTCAGGGGGGAATAGCTGCAGCTATAGGCAGGAACGACGATCCTCAGAATCATTACAGAGATACACTGAAGGCAGGAAGGGGACTGTGCATACGAAAAAATGTGAGAATACTGGTAGAGGAAGGGCTGGAAAGGGTTGTTGATCTTATCAATAATGGCGTTCATTTTGATAGGGATAATGAAGGAAATATCCTTCTTACGAGAGAGGGTGGTCACTCAAAGAGAAGAGTTCTACATGTTAAAGACAGGACAGGTTCAGAGATAGGTTACACCTTATACAACCTTGTAAAAGATAGAGCAGAATTTCTCATTAACTACTATCTGGAGGAGATTCTTACAGAGGAAAACAGATACATAGGTCTTTTGCTGAGCGATGGAAAGAAAAAAGTGGTTGTAAGGAGCAAATCTTTAGTTATAGCAACAGGTGGATACAGTCCTATATACCTCAGAAACACATCTGCGTATAAAATATCTGGCGATACATTAGGAGTTGCCTACAGGGCAGGATGTGTACTTTCAGACCTTGAGTTTGTTCAGTTTCACCCTACAGCCATCCACATAAAAGGTCAACCTGCTTATCTGATAACAGAAGCTATAAGAGGGGAAGGTGCTCTGCTTGTTGATGAAGATGGAAACAGATTCATTGACGAAATGAGACCAAGAGATGAAGTTGCAAGGGCTATATTTAAGAAATACTCAGAAGGGAAAAAAGTGTTTCTTGACCTGAGACCTCTGAAAGAAAAAGGTATAAGCATAAAGAATAGGTTTCCCACAGTTTATTCGTTAATCAGTAATTTTGGTTTCAGCGATACTGACCTTATTCCTGTTTCTCCTGCTGCCCATTACTCTATTGGTGGTATTCAGGCTACAGCCAATGGAAAGACCTCAGTTGATGGAATATTTGCCGTAGGAGAAGCTTCCTGTACAGGAATTCATGGAGCAAACAGGCTTGCAAGCAACTCCCTTTTAGAATGTATAACATTTGGTTATAAAACTGCCTATGCTGTTTACATATACAACATGTACACAAAACAGTGTAAAATAAGGATAAAATCAGATATTAAAAAGAGTAATTCACTTACAACTGAAGAAAGGAGAAAACTTTTAATAAGGTTAAAGAAACTAATGTGGGACTGGGTAGGTCTTGAGAGGTCAGAGAGTTCCTTGTCTTATGCTTTGGAAGAGATAGAAAAGATGGAAAAATATGCCACTCGGTTTTCAAACAGTAGATATATTGTTGATCTGATATATCTATCAAAAGGTATAATATTGTCAGCAAAAAACAGAAAAGAAAGCAGAGGAACCCACTACAGATCAGATTTTCCACAGGAAAATAGGGATTACAAGAAACACACAAAGGTTTATAATGATTTTAAAATAAAACTGGAGGTAAATTAG
- a CDS encoding tetratricopeptide repeat protein, giving the protein MMKNLIIFLLAGIFYACIPVNGKEKTGNIYFYYTACKYSAQSGDFKTAVYYCKKALKLAPDLRQIYKDTIRFALHGGDIKEAEEILNIYMKKFKDRPETYTYTAVVYERLKQLDKAEKVLKEGIRKFPKNEKILSHLVDIYFKENKVDEAEKTLKELLTVKPDDPRIYYVLARIYLFKNQKEKAIQHLEKAVQIDPLYTSAFTLLGTIYSQDRQWEKAERVYKRVLEKDPENIEALNRLFQVYVQSDQDEKAEKIINRIVQLEPENKDALLKKFLLYIKENKAKQVVEELEELYAKNPKNLAVAMILGMAYESIGKYRLAESLYLKVLNERPDDLDVLERLAEVYTRMKKYDMAIDVLNRMFQINPKDHRLLLMIAQLEDERGNTEKALQILQKAKNIAPDDAILYFYEGIFYDKLNDWEKSEKALLKAIQLRPKFPDALNYLGYSYINREVAIDRGIELVKKALELSPDNPAYLDSLGWGYFKKGKYEEAYRLIKKALDKLPDDPILTEHLAEVLEAMGKKKEALKLYRKALSIIEKTGKEGEPGLKEKIIKKIKYLER; this is encoded by the coding sequence ATGATGAAAAATCTGATCATTTTTTTGCTGGCTGGAATCTTTTATGCATGTATTCCTGTAAATGGGAAAGAAAAAACAGGTAATATATACTTTTATTACACAGCCTGTAAATATTCAGCCCAGTCTGGAGACTTTAAAACAGCTGTTTACTACTGTAAAAAAGCCTTAAAACTGGCACCTGACTTACGTCAAATATACAAAGACACAATCCGATTTGCACTTCACGGTGGAGATATCAAGGAAGCAGAAGAGATTCTAAATATATATATGAAAAAATTTAAAGACAGACCTGAAACATACACATATACTGCAGTTGTTTACGAAAGGCTCAAACAGTTAGACAAGGCAGAAAAAGTGCTGAAAGAGGGAATAAGAAAATTTCCCAAAAACGAAAAGATACTATCACATTTAGTTGATATATATTTTAAAGAAAACAAGGTTGATGAAGCAGAGAAAACGTTAAAAGAGCTTCTCACTGTAAAACCTGACGACCCAAGAATATACTATGTCCTTGCGCGGATATATCTGTTCAAAAATCAGAAAGAAAAAGCTATCCAACACCTTGAAAAGGCCGTTCAGATAGACCCTCTATACACATCAGCATTTACGCTCCTTGGAACAATCTATTCACAGGACAGGCAGTGGGAAAAGGCAGAAAGGGTTTACAAAAGGGTGCTTGAAAAAGATCCTGAAAATATTGAAGCCCTTAACAGGCTGTTTCAGGTTTATGTTCAGTCAGATCAGGATGAAAAAGCAGAAAAAATAATAAACAGAATTGTTCAGCTTGAACCTGAAAACAAAGATGCTCTTTTGAAAAAGTTCCTCCTGTACATAAAAGAAAACAAAGCAAAACAGGTAGTTGAAGAGTTAGAAGAGCTTTATGCAAAAAATCCAAAAAATTTAGCTGTGGCAATGATTTTAGGTATGGCTTATGAGAGCATTGGGAAGTACAGACTTGCAGAATCTTTATATCTGAAGGTATTAAATGAAAGACCAGACGACCTTGATGTCCTTGAAAGGTTAGCTGAAGTTTACACAAGGATGAAAAAGTACGACATGGCTATTGATGTACTTAACAGGATGTTTCAGATAAACCCCAAAGACCACAGACTGCTTCTTATGATAGCCCAGCTTGAAGACGAAAGGGGCAACACAGAAAAAGCTTTACAGATACTGCAAAAGGCAAAAAACATAGCACCAGACGATGCTATTTTGTATTTTTATGAGGGGATATTTTACGATAAACTAAATGACTGGGAAAAATCGGAAAAAGCTCTCCTCAAGGCAATTCAGCTCAGACCAAAGTTTCCAGATGCTCTCAACTACTTAGGATACTCTTACATAAATAGAGAAGTTGCCATTGACAGGGGAATTGAACTGGTTAAAAAAGCCCTTGAACTGTCTCCTGACAATCCTGCGTATTTAGACAGTCTCGGCTGGGGATACTTCAAAAAAGGAAAGTATGAAGAAGCTTACAGGCTTATAAAAAAAGCATTGGACAAACTGCCTGATGACCCTATTTTGACGGAGCATTTAGCTGAAGTGTTAGAGGCAATGGGAAAGAAAAAGGAAGCCCTCAAATTATACAGAAAAGCACTTTCTATTATTGAAAAAACAGGGAAAGAAGGTGAGCCGGGGCTGAAAGAAAAAATTATCAAAAAGATAAAATATTTAGAACGATGA
- a CDS encoding NAD(P)-dependent oxidoreductase produces MKVYFFGVEGWEKLHIERKLREKNVSGEFFFFKEALDINNVDKAKDADIISVFIYSKLTPEVIDRIPHLKLIITRSSGYDHIDVEYALKKGIKVAHIPGYGNNTVAEYTFALILSLARKMKPMIENTSRGIFTREGLMGIDIMGKTIGIVGTGRIGSHVARIAYGFGMKILAYDRSKNRELIEKYNVEYVGLEELLSRSDIVTVHLPYNRATHFLINRFNIKLMKLDAMLINTSRGEVVELDAIVEALKEGRLAGGVGLDTIETEITVEEELMKKTGLRALKLKKAAEAKYLLSQANVIVSPHVAYYTKDASERILDMTVDNIQKFITEGEVITPVPET; encoded by the coding sequence ATGAAGGTGTACTTTTTCGGCGTTGAAGGCTGGGAAAAACTGCATATAGAAAGGAAGCTAAGGGAAAAAAATGTGTCAGGGGAGTTTTTTTTCTTTAAAGAAGCACTGGATATAAACAACGTGGATAAAGCAAAAGATGCAGATATTATCAGCGTTTTCATATACTCTAAACTTACACCTGAAGTCATTGACAGGATACCACATCTAAAGCTGATAATAACAAGGTCTTCAGGGTACGACCATATAGATGTTGAGTATGCACTGAAAAAAGGTATAAAGGTTGCACATATCCCCGGTTACGGTAATAACACAGTCGCAGAGTACACATTTGCTCTTATCCTTTCCCTTGCAAGGAAGATGAAACCAATGATAGAGAACACAAGCAGAGGTATCTTTACGCGGGAAGGTTTGATGGGTATAGACATAATGGGCAAAACGATAGGTATAGTGGGGACAGGAAGGATAGGTTCCCATGTTGCAAGAATTGCCTATGGATTTGGTATGAAGATACTTGCCTACGACAGGTCAAAAAATAGAGAGCTTATAGAAAAATACAATGTTGAGTATGTTGGTCTTGAGGAGCTTCTTTCCCGCTCAGACATTGTTACAGTGCATCTTCCTTACAACAGGGCAACCCACTTTTTGATAAACAGATTTAACATAAAATTGATGAAGTTAGATGCAATGTTGATAAACACATCAAGGGGGGAAGTTGTTGAGCTTGATGCAATTGTTGAAGCACTGAAGGAAGGAAGGCTTGCTGGTGGTGTTGGACTTGACACAATTGAGACAGAGATAACGGTGGAGGAGGAACTGATGAAAAAGACAGGTCTGAGGGCTTTGAAACTAAAAAAAGCAGCAGAGGCAAAGTATCTTCTCAGCCAGGCGAATGTGATAGTTTCTCCACACGTTGCCTATTACACAAAGGATGCATCAGAGAGAATTCTTGATATGACTGTAGACAATATTCAGAAGTTTATAACAGAAGGAGAAGTGATAACTCCTGTTCCTGAGACTTGA
- a CDS encoding CDP-alcohol phosphatidyltransferase family protein, protein MSQIVKQIKPAFEELVFPLVKVLHKVGITPNMLTVSGLLLVSAGSYFIMKGKFLTGALFLIAGNLCDAMDGILARRFNRHSKFGAFLDSVIDRISDFLPLMAIGLFFIKNEIMLILAIYTGFVSFMVSYTRARAEGLGIDCKVGALERTERSVILILTLLFDIVLIGLISIAIGATITVFQRIYCVYRNS, encoded by the coding sequence ATGAGTCAGATAGTTAAACAGATAAAACCAGCTTTTGAAGAATTAGTTTTTCCTCTGGTAAAGGTTCTTCATAAGGTAGGAATCACCCCAAATATGCTAACTGTTTCTGGTCTTTTACTGGTCAGCGCGGGCTCCTACTTTATAATGAAGGGAAAGTTCCTGACAGGAGCTCTTTTTTTGATAGCTGGCAATCTGTGTGATGCTATGGATGGAATACTGGCAAGGAGATTTAACAGACATTCTAAGTTTGGAGCGTTTCTTGATTCGGTTATAGACAGGATTTCTGACTTTTTACCTTTAATGGCCATAGGGCTGTTTTTTATAAAAAATGAGATAATGCTGATTCTTGCTATTTATACTGGGTTTGTATCATTTATGGTCAGCTATACAAGGGCACGGGCTGAAGGGTTGGGAATAGACTGTAAAGTAGGTGCTTTAGAGAGAACAGAAAGGTCAGTGATTTTGATACTGACCCTCCTGTTTGACATTGTACTTATAGGACTGATATCCATAGCTATCGGTGCAACAATAACAGTTTTTCAAAGGATTTACTGCGTTTACAGAAACAGCTAA
- a CDS encoding phosphoribosylanthranilate isomerase, protein MRDYILKICGLTDRKQAEEIAYLGATHIGMIYFEKSPRHIDLEKIKEISTGIKGRAKSVAVVVNPAEKTVWKLLEIVDIIQFHGEESMQFVSSFPKEKVIKAFRIKDETDIEKIKPFVEENYTILIDAYSEKAYGGTGKQINPELAKKVVQMHRRTVLSGGLSPENVEKLLRQIKPYGVDASSKLEIKPGVKDLKKVKEFIERVKRFYESDS, encoded by the coding sequence GTGAGGGATTACATACTGAAAATATGCGGGCTTACTGATAGGAAACAGGCTGAAGAAATTGCCTATTTAGGTGCAACACACATTGGAATGATCTATTTTGAAAAAAGTCCAAGACATATAGATTTAGAGAAAATAAAAGAGATTTCTACAGGTATAAAGGGCAGAGCAAAATCTGTCGCTGTTGTTGTAAATCCTGCAGAAAAGACAGTCTGGAAGCTTTTAGAGATTGTTGATATTATTCAGTTTCACGGAGAAGAAAGTATGCAGTTTGTGTCTTCCTTTCCAAAAGAAAAAGTGATAAAAGCCTTCAGAATAAAGGACGAAACAGATATTGAAAAGATAAAACCATTTGTAGAAGAAAATTACACAATACTGATAGATGCGTACTCTGAAAAAGCGTACGGAGGAACAGGTAAACAGATTAATCCAGAGCTTGCGAAAAAAGTGGTACAGATGCACAGAAGAACAGTTCTGTCAGGTGGATTATCCCCTGAAAACGTTGAAAAACTACTCAGACAGATAAAACCTTACGGCGTTGATGCATCATCAAAATTAGAGATAAAACCGGGAGTAAAGGATTTAAAAAAAGTAAAAGAGTTTATTGAAAGGGTGAAAAGGTTCTATGAGTCAGATAGTTAA
- the fabF gene encoding beta-ketoacyl-ACP synthase II, translated as MRRVVVTGIGAITPVGHNVKDTWEALINGISGIDVIKRFDPYSYNLPVVIAGEVKDFDPKKYLNPKDAKRMSDFVKFAMVAAKEAVADSGLEIDKIDLNKAGVIVGTGIGGLRDIEDQQTLLLEKGARRVSPFFIPSGISNMASGYISIEFGFKGPNSCVVTACATGTHAIGDAFKIIQRGDADIMIAGGTESAITPLGIAGFANMKALSTRNEEPQKASRPFDAERDGFVMGEGAGILVLEELEHALKRGAKIYAEVVGYGMTGDAHHITAPCADADGAVRVMEMALNDGRINVDEVDYINAHGTSTPLNDKVETLGIKKVFGEHAYRLKISSIKSMIGHLLGAAGAVEAVATVKTIETGIIPPTINYEHPDPDCDLDYTPNKAVEHPVKVAISNSFGFGGTNACLAFKAYEH; from the coding sequence ATGAGAAGGGTCGTCGTTACTGGTATTGGAGCTATAACACCTGTCGGACATAACGTAAAAGACACATGGGAAGCCTTGATTAATGGTATTAGCGGTATTGATGTTATAAAGCGGTTTGACCCCTACTCTTACAACCTTCCTGTTGTAATTGCAGGAGAGGTTAAGGATTTTGACCCTAAAAAGTATCTGAACCCTAAAGATGCAAAAAGGATGAGTGATTTTGTTAAGTTTGCAATGGTTGCTGCTAAAGAAGCTGTTGCAGACTCAGGACTTGAAATAGACAAAATAGACCTTAACAAGGCAGGTGTTATAGTGGGAACCGGTATCGGTGGCCTGAGAGACATAGAAGACCAGCAGACACTTCTTCTTGAAAAAGGTGCAAGAAGGGTTTCTCCCTTCTTTATCCCTTCTGGTATATCAAATATGGCATCCGGTTACATATCTATTGAGTTTGGATTTAAAGGTCCCAACTCCTGTGTTGTTACAGCCTGTGCAACAGGAACCCATGCAATCGGAGATGCCTTCAAGATAATTCAGCGGGGCGATGCAGATATTATGATTGCAGGTGGAACAGAATCTGCCATCACACCACTGGGTATAGCCGGTTTTGCCAACATGAAAGCCCTTTCTACAAGAAATGAAGAACCTCAGAAGGCATCAAGACCTTTTGATGCTGAAAGAGACGGATTTGTTATGGGGGAAGGTGCCGGGATACTGGTTTTAGAAGAGTTAGAACATGCTCTCAAAAGGGGAGCCAAGATATATGCAGAAGTTGTTGGATATGGAATGACAGGAGATGCTCATCATATCACTGCTCCCTGTGCAGATGCAGATGGGGCTGTAAGAGTAATGGAAATGGCTCTTAATGACGGAAGAATAAATGTAGATGAGGTTGACTACATCAATGCCCACGGAACGTCAACACCTCTTAATGACAAGGTTGAGACACTGGGAATAAAAAAAGTTTTTGGCGAGCATGCGTACAGACTGAAAATCAGCTCTATTAAATCAATGATTGGCCACCTTTTAGGTGCAGCAGGTGCTGTTGAAGCTGTAGCGACAGTAAAAACAATAGAGACAGGAATAATCCCTCCTACAATAAACTATGAACATCCAGACCCTGACTGTGACCTTGACTACACACCAAATAAGGCAGTTGAACATCCTGTAAAGGTTGCCATCTCTAACTCTTTTGGATTTGGTGGAACAAACGCATGTCTGGCATTTAAAGCGTATGAGCATTGA